A stretch of Bacillus pseudomycoides DNA encodes these proteins:
- the aspS gene encoding aspartate--tRNA(Asn) ligase produces MDQTMKRSLVRECKTSSEKVVLLQGWVKKIRHLGNVSFLLLRDRTGVIQCVLEKDLAGYKVDVESVVQIIGELVETTKTELGVELLVEEVKVLNTSEPLPFEVNKRKLQVGLDQMLNERVISLRHERIQAIFTIQSTLVQAFSEFLIENDFTRIFTPKIVSQGAEGGANVFKLPYFQKEAYLAQSPQFYKQMMVAGGLERVFEIAPVYRAEHHNSSRHLNEYISLDVELGFIHDFHEVMALEADVLRYMFEQVGRKCEKELALLQVTVPIITEVPKITLAEAQRILKTKYRKESPAGDLDTEGEKLLGKYVKETYGSDFVFITHYPKEARPMYTMPNKENQAVTDSFDLLYKGLEITSGAQRIHEYDMLLASFKEKGLHHEKFQSYIDTFRYGCPPHGGFGIGLERLVYKFLELSNVREASAFPRDCTRLVP; encoded by the coding sequence ATGGACCAAACAATGAAGCGGTCACTCGTTCGTGAATGCAAAACGTCTAGTGAAAAGGTGGTTTTACTACAAGGTTGGGTGAAAAAAATTCGTCACTTGGGGAATGTCAGTTTTTTATTATTACGTGACCGCACAGGTGTCATCCAATGTGTGTTAGAAAAGGACTTAGCTGGATATAAAGTAGATGTAGAAAGTGTTGTGCAAATTATTGGCGAACTTGTGGAGACTACAAAAACAGAATTAGGTGTGGAACTGCTTGTAGAAGAAGTAAAGGTGTTAAATACTTCTGAACCACTTCCTTTTGAAGTGAATAAAAGAAAATTACAAGTTGGTTTAGATCAAATGTTAAATGAGCGCGTCATATCGCTTCGGCATGAACGGATACAGGCCATTTTTACGATTCAATCTACGCTCGTACAGGCATTTAGTGAATTTTTAATAGAGAACGATTTCACACGTATATTTACGCCGAAAATCGTTTCACAAGGAGCGGAGGGGGGAGCGAATGTTTTTAAACTCCCTTATTTTCAAAAAGAAGCGTATTTAGCGCAATCTCCACAGTTTTATAAACAAATGATGGTAGCAGGTGGTTTGGAACGTGTTTTTGAAATTGCTCCTGTTTATCGAGCAGAACATCACAACTCTTCTCGTCATTTGAATGAATATATATCTTTAGACGTAGAACTTGGGTTTATTCATGATTTTCATGAGGTAATGGCATTAGAGGCAGATGTTTTACGTTATATGTTTGAACAAGTAGGCCGGAAATGTGAAAAGGAATTAGCGCTCTTGCAAGTTACGGTTCCTATCATTACAGAAGTTCCAAAGATTACACTTGCAGAGGCACAGCGTATTTTAAAAACAAAGTACCGAAAAGAATCACCAGCAGGCGATTTAGATACAGAAGGGGAAAAACTACTTGGAAAATATGTGAAAGAAACGTATGGAAGTGATTTTGTCTTCATCACACATTATCCGAAAGAAGCGAGACCGATGTACACGATGCCGAATAAAGAAAATCAGGCTGTTACGGATTCTTTTGACTTATTGTATAAAGGATTGGAAATTACATCAGGTGCGCAACGGATTCATGAGTATGATATGTTACTTGCTTCTTTTAAAGAAAAAGGATTACATCATGAGAAATTCCAGTCATATATCGATACATTCCGGTATGGCTGTCCGCCGCATGGTGGATTTGGAATTGGATTAGAAAGGCTTGTATATAAATTTTTAGAATTATCGAATGTGCGAGAAGCGAGTGCATTTCCGAGAGATTGTACGCGTCTTGTGCCATAA
- a CDS encoding vWA domain-containing protein, giving the protein MLYQTQATQQTPAYIIYLLDVSASMNQMMDAGGNEKRRIDIVTDALSLAIRQMVFRSTKGSRLLPRYRLSILAYSDHVFDLLGGVKTIDEVARLRPLEKIQTHRLTDTAKAFSVVEKLLQNELPNLQEGPAPVVCHMTDGASTGEDPESIVQRIMNMSVPDGKVLVENIFISDEIIQEPISNIKQWKGIMPDTNISDEYGAKLQRLSSPIPESYREMMMEHGFHIADGALMMLPGTNADLVSLGFQMSAATPVR; this is encoded by the coding sequence ATGTTATATCAAACACAAGCCACACAACAAACACCAGCGTATATTATTTACCTTCTTGATGTAAGTGCATCCATGAACCAGATGATGGATGCGGGAGGAAACGAGAAGCGACGTATCGATATTGTAACGGATGCTCTCTCCTTGGCAATTCGCCAAATGGTATTTCGTTCTACGAAAGGTAGTCGTTTGTTGCCGAGATATCGTTTATCTATTTTAGCTTATAGCGATCATGTCTTTGATTTATTAGGAGGCGTAAAAACAATTGATGAAGTTGCAAGATTACGTCCGCTAGAAAAAATTCAAACGCATCGTTTAACAGATACAGCAAAAGCTTTTTCAGTAGTAGAAAAATTATTGCAAAATGAATTGCCAAACTTGCAAGAAGGACCAGCTCCTGTTGTTTGTCATATGACAGATGGAGCATCAACAGGTGAAGATCCGGAATCAATCGTACAACGGATTATGAATATGTCAGTACCAGATGGGAAGGTTCTCGTTGAAAATATTTTTATTTCAGATGAAATTATACAAGAGCCGATTTCAAATATTAAACAATGGAAAGGCATTATGCCAGATACAAACATTTCGGATGAATATGGTGCAAAGCTCCAGCGTCTTTCATCACCTATTCCTGAAAGTTATCGTGAAATGATGATGGAACATGGATTTCATATTGCAGATGGAGCACTTATGATGCTGCCTGGTACGAATGCTGATTTAGTATCACTTGGCTTTCAAATGTCCGCTGCTACGCCAGTTCGATAG
- a CDS encoding protein phosphatase 2C domain-containing protein, which yields MIHILPQVKETLLQEQSTKYFTYRYSYFRAKETQELNEIGQDFLSFQVSGNRFIFVLCDGVGMSFHGEIAAEFLGTKLLELFETCLDKEQDFSAILDKNLQEWKKEAIEKVEAFQLPQDTPWLLRDVLEEKRNHGSESMFICGTIEVIPNRDEVNIMVVAHGDSFLQLFQEDKKCLDSIEYERNTENRWSTHHGILGGELKVISKTLARKEANRLVIHSDGLMPLLHYNFEEVTEEIKRAQSSPTSDDISFLDISW from the coding sequence TTGATACATATTTTGCCGCAAGTGAAAGAAACGCTGTTGCAGGAACAGAGCACGAAATATTTTACATATCGTTATAGCTATTTTAGAGCGAAGGAAACACAGGAATTAAATGAAATCGGACAAGATTTTTTATCGTTTCAAGTAAGTGGAAATCGTTTTATATTTGTACTATGTGATGGTGTTGGGATGTCTTTTCATGGAGAAATCGCAGCCGAATTTCTTGGGACAAAATTATTAGAGTTATTTGAAACTTGTTTGGATAAGGAACAAGATTTTTCCGCAATTTTAGACAAGAATTTACAAGAGTGGAAGAAAGAAGCGATAGAAAAAGTGGAAGCGTTTCAGTTGCCACAAGATACCCCTTGGTTACTCCGGGATGTATTGGAAGAAAAACGAAACCACGGCAGTGAATCCATGTTTATTTGTGGGACAATTGAAGTAATTCCAAATCGAGATGAAGTGAATATCATGGTAGTTGCGCATGGGGATTCATTCTTGCAGTTATTTCAAGAGGATAAGAAGTGTCTTGATTCGATAGAGTATGAGAGAAATACAGAAAACAGATGGTCTACTCATCACGGAATACTTGGTGGGGAGTTGAAAGTTATTTCGAAAACCTTAGCCAGAAAAGAAGCAAATCGGCTTGTCATACATTCGGATGGTTTGATGCCACTCCTTCATTATAATTTTGAAGAAGTAACAGAGGAAATCAAACGGGCGCAGAGCTCTCCGACAAGTGATGATATTTCATTCCTTGATATTTCTTGGTAA
- a CDS encoding EsaB/YukD family protein gives MEEIIVTYIKQSNEEIDIAIPNDVKAEQIIEAILHHEKIDETISGIYEIRAAKDKEEWHSIRNDETLRDNDVWDGQYIMLHKKGAIIPSFEMLPAKDQHNESVMPDVPSDEGEGYVWKMIE, from the coding sequence TTGGAAGAAATTATTGTGACGTACATAAAGCAGTCAAATGAAGAAATAGATATTGCGATTCCCAATGATGTAAAAGCGGAACAAATTATTGAAGCGATTTTGCATCATGAAAAGATAGATGAAACAATAAGTGGAATCTATGAAATTCGAGCAGCAAAGGATAAAGAAGAGTGGCATTCTATTCGTAATGATGAGACTTTGCGAGATAATGATGTCTGGGATGGTCAATATATTATGTTGCATAAAAAAGGAGCAATCATTCCTTCTTTTGAGATGTTACCAGCAAAAGATCAACATAACGAATCTGTCATGCCTGATGTGCCTTCGGATGAAGGTGAAGGTTATGTATGGAAAATGATTGAATAG
- the essC gene encoding type VII secretion protein EssC, with amino-acid sequence MQKSPYFQRSPRMKVDIPTGNIVIHDPPNIPEEPKFSIETIILPAAMTLLTLVLYFVMMKVMKMNSSYMPLMLVSSIPMLGSYIFTAMGYIRNRKEHRQMVEQLQTRYLEQIQKHRVELDTLKVEQAKYLITQNPSPLKSVQRIENRESNLWERTPESPDFLDIRIGTGSRPFLVELKVPEQRGYEENALVTEAQNVKRDFTTIPNGHISISLKKNDVIGVVGNKEDRLNFIRTVTTQIMTHHAPNEVKIAAFYHEREKKQWDWMRWLPHVWDEQRSMRFLAENEQDAQKLAESLFTPLNMRRIYNSSAQADAKVPLIPMYIFFLSAREFLEDDPLIPMLLREGESVGASTFVFAEQKERLPMECDIVISLNGENGELVETFSNSAENSGMTRASFKVDRLSFERCELGARSIAPIRMKSSTAANIPKVLTFLDLFQVKKMEELQVLDRWNENRYPTSLPVPIGVREGSKPVFLNIHDKIEKKGHGPHGLMAGTTGSGKSEVIQSIIAALAVTYHPHEMAFMLIDYKGGGMSNTFSGLPHIIASITNLEDPNLIERARISLKAELERRQKLFIQAGNVQHLDEYYETTWREKEPLPHLFIVIDEFAQMKKEQPEFMDELISVAAIGRTLGVHLLLATQKPSGVVNDKIWSNSRFRICLRVQDDADSREMLKIPDASKINVPGRGYLQVGSNEILELFQSAWSGAPYSPDEEKVVEIVDFTEVKLSGKRIKVKKRPKPMTNSPKQLQAFIRYIQTISEKENIKPLPGPWLAPLPEKLLLNRFYEIENWNMDLWKQREEDLQLTVGLIDDVANQAQYPLKLDLQEGHLNIYGMPGTGKTTLLQTIIMSLALSHTPEEVNFYVVDFGRMFLDFRDLPHVGGIVQEDEIEKMKRLFSFLKKEVTYRKECFSDMGAKSFAMYNRMVETKIPAIVVMIDGYIRFRSEYEKENEILEQLLRESSTYGIYFYFSLNQTTDMFDRVRNNIPMAISFELQDRTEYYSLVGRPNFPLIDVPSGRGLAKGQPPELFQAALPFIGENELEYSQQLKIIIQKMDRAWTGEKAKSIPMVPKELFVEEVLEQSEPSQICAGIETEDIRLQSFSLEEMTNIFIGGRIEGGKTSLLQTLIFSLTYQYAPEEIELIMIDLSERTTGILALGELPHVKKRVTDGMQLKELLDELLEIINSREVVTPPLNPNEKIELPYSRIMIAIDDIDQILALLSADFDAKNKMEQIVQNGRNKGIHFITAATTSSVNSYSHEKWFVEIRKRSFSYLLGTTQNNDVYFFNIKLPHVEMDRELSSGEGYFVRRKQIKIKCAFTPLHLLQDLKQKIARKWIESTKRV; translated from the coding sequence GTGCAAAAATCACCATATTTTCAGCGCTCTCCGCGTATGAAAGTAGATATACCAACTGGAAATATCGTCATTCATGATCCGCCAAATATACCGGAAGAACCGAAGTTTTCAATTGAAACGATCATATTGCCAGCGGCGATGACACTTTTAACACTTGTATTATACTTTGTGATGATGAAAGTGATGAAAATGAATTCAAGCTACATGCCGCTTATGTTGGTTTCTAGTATCCCGATGTTAGGGTCCTATATATTCACAGCAATGGGGTATATACGCAATAGGAAAGAACATCGTCAAATGGTTGAACAATTGCAAACAAGATACTTAGAACAAATTCAAAAACACCGAGTAGAGTTAGATACATTAAAGGTTGAACAAGCGAAGTATTTGATTACTCAAAATCCAAGTCCGTTAAAAAGTGTGCAACGAATTGAAAATCGAGAAAGTAATTTATGGGAAAGAACTCCGGAAAGTCCTGACTTTTTAGATATTCGTATTGGAACAGGATCAAGACCATTTCTAGTTGAATTAAAAGTTCCCGAACAAAGGGGATATGAAGAAAATGCATTAGTTACAGAAGCTCAAAATGTGAAAAGGGACTTTACAACAATTCCTAATGGGCATATTTCAATCTCTCTGAAAAAAAATGATGTAATTGGTGTAGTTGGGAATAAAGAAGATAGATTGAACTTTATTCGAACTGTAACAACACAAATTATGACGCATCATGCTCCAAATGAAGTGAAAATAGCAGCTTTTTATCATGAGAGAGAGAAAAAACAATGGGATTGGATGAGGTGGCTTCCGCATGTATGGGACGAGCAACGAAGCATGCGTTTTTTAGCGGAAAATGAACAGGATGCTCAAAAGTTAGCAGAATCATTGTTTACACCGCTTAATATGCGTCGAATCTATAATTCTTCAGCACAAGCAGATGCGAAAGTACCATTAATTCCAATGTATATTTTCTTCTTATCTGCAAGAGAATTTTTAGAAGATGATCCTCTTATTCCTATGTTGCTCAGAGAAGGAGAAAGTGTGGGCGCTTCTACATTCGTATTTGCAGAACAAAAAGAACGCTTGCCAATGGAATGTGATATTGTTATTAGCTTAAATGGAGAAAACGGTGAATTAGTTGAAACATTTTCGAACTCGGCTGAAAATAGTGGAATGACACGTGCTAGTTTTAAAGTGGATCGCCTTTCATTTGAACGTTGTGAATTAGGCGCTCGTAGTATCGCGCCGATTCGAATGAAAAGCTCTACAGCAGCTAACATACCAAAAGTATTAACGTTTTTAGATTTATTCCAGGTGAAAAAAATGGAAGAATTACAAGTGTTAGATCGATGGAATGAAAATCGCTATCCAACTTCATTGCCGGTACCAATTGGAGTAAGGGAAGGAAGCAAACCTGTATTTTTAAATATCCATGACAAAATTGAAAAAAAAGGACACGGACCACATGGACTAATGGCTGGTACGACAGGATCAGGGAAAAGTGAAGTTATTCAGTCTATCATTGCAGCCTTAGCTGTTACTTATCACCCTCATGAAATGGCATTTATGCTAATTGACTATAAAGGTGGGGGAATGTCCAATACATTTTCGGGGTTACCGCATATCATTGCATCGATTACAAACTTAGAAGATCCAAATTTAATAGAGCGTGCAAGGATTTCATTGAAAGCAGAGTTAGAAAGAAGACAAAAACTGTTCATTCAAGCTGGAAATGTCCAACATCTTGACGAATACTATGAAACAACTTGGCGTGAGAAAGAGCCATTGCCACATTTATTTATTGTTATTGATGAGTTTGCCCAAATGAAAAAGGAACAACCAGAATTTATGGATGAACTGATTAGTGTCGCTGCAATTGGTAGAACGTTAGGAGTACATTTATTACTGGCAACGCAGAAACCATCTGGAGTTGTCAACGATAAAATTTGGAGTAACTCTCGTTTTCGTATTTGTTTGCGCGTACAAGATGACGCAGATAGTCGTGAAATGCTAAAAATTCCAGATGCATCTAAAATTAATGTTCCTGGACGTGGATATTTACAAGTTGGTAGCAATGAGATACTAGAACTCTTCCAATCAGCTTGGAGTGGAGCGCCATATAGTCCAGATGAAGAGAAGGTTGTAGAGATCGTTGATTTCACAGAAGTAAAGCTTTCGGGTAAACGAATAAAAGTGAAAAAGCGTCCGAAACCTATGACGAATAGTCCAAAGCAATTACAAGCATTTATTCGATATATACAAACAATATCTGAGAAAGAAAATATTAAACCATTGCCAGGACCTTGGTTGGCGCCTTTACCAGAGAAATTATTATTAAACCGATTCTATGAAATAGAGAATTGGAACATGGATTTATGGAAACAAAGAGAAGAAGATTTGCAGTTAACGGTAGGATTGATTGATGATGTCGCAAACCAAGCTCAATATCCTTTGAAATTGGATTTACAAGAGGGCCATTTAAATATTTATGGCATGCCAGGTACAGGGAAAACGACTCTGTTACAAACAATTATTATGTCTCTAGCATTGTCTCATACACCAGAGGAAGTAAACTTCTATGTGGTTGATTTTGGTCGCATGTTTTTAGACTTTAGAGATTTACCACATGTGGGTGGAATTGTACAAGAAGACGAAATTGAAAAAATGAAACGGTTGTTCAGCTTTTTGAAGAAGGAAGTCACATATCGAAAAGAATGTTTTTCTGATATGGGAGCAAAATCTTTCGCGATGTATAACCGAATGGTAGAAACAAAGATTCCAGCTATTGTCGTCATGATAGATGGTTATATTAGATTCCGAAGTGAGTATGAGAAGGAAAATGAAATTTTAGAGCAATTATTACGTGAGTCAAGTACGTATGGTATTTATTTTTATTTTTCGCTCAACCAAACAACTGATATGTTTGACCGTGTTCGTAACAATATTCCGATGGCAATTTCGTTTGAATTGCAAGATAGAACAGAATATTATAGCTTAGTTGGAAGACCAAACTTCCCATTAATTGATGTGCCATCTGGTCGTGGGTTAGCAAAAGGACAACCGCCAGAACTATTCCAAGCAGCATTACCTTTCATTGGGGAAAATGAATTGGAATATTCTCAGCAGTTAAAAATAATTATTCAAAAAATGGATAGAGCTTGGACTGGAGAGAAAGCAAAGTCAATTCCAATGGTTCCAAAAGAGTTGTTCGTTGAAGAAGTGCTAGAGCAATCAGAACCGTCACAAATTTGTGCTGGTATTGAAACAGAAGATATTCGTTTACAAAGCTTTTCATTAGAAGAAATGACAAATATTTTTATTGGTGGAAGAATTGAAGGTGGTAAGACATCATTATTACAAACACTTATTTTTTCTCTTACCTATCAATATGCACCTGAAGAAATTGAATTAATAATGATTGATTTAAGCGAAAGAACAACAGGTATTTTGGCTTTAGGAGAATTACCTCATGTTAAAAAGCGCGTAACTGATGGCATGCAATTAAAAGAACTGTTAGATGAGTTGCTTGAAATAATAAATAGCAGAGAAGTCGTAACACCACCTTTGAATCCAAATGAAAAAATAGAGCTTCCATACTCGAGGATTATGATTGCTATTGATGATATTGATCAAATATTGGCGTTATTATCTGCTGATTTTGATGCGAAAAATAAAATGGAGCAAATTGTCCAAAACGGAAGAAATAAAGGAATTCATTTTATTACAGCCGCTACGACTTCAAGTGTAAATAGTTACTCTCATGAAAAATGGTTTGTAGAAATTAGAAAACGAAGCTTTAGCTACTTATTAGGTACTACGCAAAATAATGATGTGTATTTCTTTAATATAAAACTACCACATGTAGAAATGGACCGAGAGCTAAGTAGCGGTGAAGGGTATTTTGTACGCAGGAAGCAGATTAAAATAAAATGTGCTTTTACGCCTTTACATTTGCTTCAAGATTTAAAACAAAAGATTGCCAGAAAATGGATAGAATCGACAAAAAGAGTGTAA
- a CDS encoding WXG100 family type VII secretion target, with product MAEIKITPEELDRIAGNFTNAAGEAQQQITRLGNDIDTLNGQWSGSTQAKFNANFNEAKQEMSKYIPILQHISDELKKIATNFRNVDNSY from the coding sequence ATGGCAGAAATTAAAATTACACCTGAAGAACTTGATCGAATTGCTGGTAACTTTACAAACGCAGCAGGTGAAGCACAACAACAAATTACTAGACTTGGAAACGACATTGATACTTTAAATGGTCAATGGTCTGGGTCAACACAAGCAAAATTCAATGCGAACTTTAATGAAGCTAAACAAGAAATGAGCAAATACATTCCGATTCTACAACACATTTCTGACGAATTGAAAAAGATTGCTACTAACTTCCGTAACGTGGATAACTCATATTAA
- a CDS encoding tetratricopeptide repeat protein, which yields MGFRPEVGEKISFHTDVYSFTKHPAVIGIEMPYGQEGRQGIVYQLQHENSVERIALKVFKERYRDEKHQLAFLKPLSHLVGLKVCSRYIVTKEEHTAAIEKSEELANSIVMPWIEGPTWADILQEQKFLSKQQCFSIAEAFLTTLKTMEENEIAHNDLSSSNILIPYLSDNPIEGQHHIELVDVEQMYGPKSKRPSLLPAGSAGYAPTFLEGGVWQKEADRFAGAILLGEILGWCSEEVRNKKWTDASYFKTEEIQTECERYTLIKQVLRNQWNEQLAQLFDQAWNSKNFIGCPSFAQWYDAFNSVRDMIKIDAERKLEEEQSLFVSKCLEVARLLEEKGFKQAALFEYKTIFNSSHPSTALKQELAYIIRTIESQEPEMNHKRVLQGYLELATELERENNAHFACFVYSRIVQFPNIDQALKQEIESIIEEITEQQEANVTEEVAATTVPNSILQNRKQTKKQVEYDIDDEILNAKASNQPLTLTHEQREPSAFSKWWGKNKKRILIVGSIVIVVIGGTLSYYFYTTNSKYQQFMEQAQQAYHDKKYKLAEEAVTHAIAVKGKDEAHLQLVTIYVAEGKNKIAIDYLTKLIKDREIDKDNKEAAYLLATANFRIGKYQEAVPNFEQALANNAKGIEMYKKDAMRDLAVSHMKMKEFEKAENVIVKMSTNTDEDKAIVSYLKGQLATVTVQLDKAEAFFKEAIKQDDKNATYVVELSNLYVLWNKTNLIDSAKKEGNYQQASQVLQNAIKKNPKNIELLNQLGIVYYEAGQFYETRDGGKSNAAYQEALKAYNRVVSSGMRDINTLVNIGILYDKIGQGNEAERFFSEAYSQNDEDPHVNFAYGMFKIKQKKYEEASRFLRKTVQANENQAEVQTAQEKLAEMKTNGWIQ from the coding sequence ATGGGATTTCGACCAGAAGTAGGAGAAAAAATATCTTTTCATACAGATGTTTATAGCTTTACAAAACATCCAGCAGTTATCGGTATTGAAATGCCATATGGGCAAGAGGGTAGACAAGGAATTGTCTATCAATTACAACATGAAAATAGTGTAGAAAGAATAGCTTTAAAAGTTTTTAAAGAACGCTATCGTGATGAAAAACATCAGCTGGCATTTTTAAAACCGCTTTCTCACCTAGTGGGGCTTAAAGTATGTTCGCGCTATATTGTTACAAAAGAAGAACATACAGCAGCAATTGAAAAATCAGAAGAACTTGCAAATAGTATTGTGATGCCGTGGATCGAAGGACCAACTTGGGCAGATATTTTACAAGAACAAAAATTCTTATCAAAGCAACAATGTTTTTCGATTGCCGAGGCGTTTCTTACAACGCTAAAAACAATGGAAGAGAATGAAATTGCACATAATGATTTATCATCTAGTAACATATTAATTCCTTATTTAAGTGATAATCCAATTGAAGGTCAACATCATATTGAACTTGTTGACGTTGAACAAATGTATGGTCCAAAAAGTAAAAGACCTTCGTTATTACCAGCAGGTTCAGCTGGCTATGCGCCAACATTTCTAGAAGGCGGAGTATGGCAAAAAGAAGCGGATCGTTTTGCTGGAGCCATTTTGTTAGGTGAAATATTAGGTTGGTGTAGTGAAGAGGTACGAAATAAGAAATGGACAGATGCGAGCTATTTTAAAACGGAAGAAATACAGACAGAATGTGAACGATATACATTGATTAAACAGGTATTACGTAATCAATGGAATGAGCAACTTGCGCAGTTATTTGATCAAGCATGGAATAGTAAAAATTTCATAGGGTGTCCGAGTTTTGCACAATGGTACGATGCATTTAATAGTGTTAGAGATATGATTAAAATTGATGCGGAGAGAAAACTAGAAGAAGAGCAGTCTCTTTTTGTATCGAAATGTTTGGAAGTTGCAAGATTACTGGAAGAGAAAGGCTTTAAACAAGCAGCGTTATTTGAGTATAAAACGATTTTCAATTCATCACATCCATCAACTGCTCTAAAACAAGAACTAGCTTATATCATTCGGACGATAGAGAGTCAAGAACCTGAAATGAATCACAAACGGGTGCTACAAGGTTATTTGGAATTAGCTACTGAATTGGAGAGAGAAAACAATGCACATTTTGCTTGTTTCGTCTATTCACGAATCGTACAATTTCCAAACATTGATCAAGCGCTAAAACAGGAAATTGAGAGTATCATTGAAGAGATAACAGAACAACAAGAGGCAAATGTAACTGAAGAAGTAGCTGCTACAACAGTTCCAAATAGCATTTTGCAAAACCGTAAACAGACAAAGAAACAAGTTGAATATGATATAGATGATGAAATTTTAAATGCCAAAGCATCGAATCAACCGCTCACATTAACACATGAACAAAGAGAACCATCTGCATTCTCAAAATGGTGGGGGAAAAATAAAAAGCGTATACTCATTGTTGGGTCCATTGTAATTGTAGTTATTGGGGGGACATTGTCGTATTATTTCTACACAACGAACTCGAAATACCAACAATTTATGGAACAAGCACAGCAAGCGTATCACGATAAAAAATATAAATTAGCAGAAGAAGCTGTAACCCATGCTATCGCAGTAAAAGGAAAAGATGAAGCACATCTTCAATTAGTGACAATTTATGTTGCGGAAGGAAAAAATAAAATCGCTATCGATTATCTTACTAAATTAATAAAAGATAGAGAAATTGATAAAGACAATAAAGAAGCAGCATATTTATTAGCCACAGCAAACTTTCGGATTGGAAAATACCAAGAAGCAGTACCGAATTTTGAACAGGCACTTGCAAACAATGCAAAAGGAATTGAAATGTATAAAAAAGATGCGATGCGTGACTTAGCTGTTAGTCACATGAAAATGAAAGAGTTTGAAAAGGCAGAAAATGTAATCGTTAAAATGAGTACAAATACAGACGAAGATAAGGCAATCGTTTCTTATTTAAAAGGGCAATTAGCAACTGTAACCGTCCAATTAGATAAAGCTGAAGCATTCTTTAAAGAAGCTATTAAGCAAGATGATAAAAATGCTACATATGTAGTTGAACTTTCCAATCTATATGTACTTTGGAATAAGACGAATTTAATTGATAGTGCAAAAAAAGAAGGCAACTACCAGCAAGCATCACAAGTATTGCAAAATGCAATCAAAAAGAATCCCAAAAATATTGAGTTATTAAATCAATTAGGAATCGTTTACTACGAGGCGGGGCAGTTTTATGAAACACGTGATGGTGGCAAGAGTAATGCTGCATATCAAGAAGCCTTAAAAGCATATAACAGGGTTGTAAGTAGCGGTATGCGCGACATAAATACACTGGTTAATATAGGGATTTTATACGACAAAATAGGACAAGGAAATGAAGCGGAACGTTTTTTCTCTGAAGCATATTCGCAAAATGATGAAGACCCACATGTGAATTTTGCGTATGGAATGTTTAAAATCAAGCAAAAGAAATATGAAGAAGCAAGTCGATTTTTAAGAAAAACTGTACAAGCTAATGAAAACCAAGCCGAAGTACAAACGGCACAAGAAAAGCTAGCAGAAATGAAAACAAATGGCTGGATTCAATAA
- a CDS encoding SseB family protein — MSLLAICPLDEALVEALQNEEKRGHFYDVLQKSNLYVVASVEGDTNTDEDGNLISTDNTQLQIHYFEMEEGLMLPLYSDLKHLETVIPEECPYVCMNAVELFQIVDLEANVILNLGTPFQKMFVKEEIEAICDGSIFDIFSKEV, encoded by the coding sequence ATGAGTTTACTAGCAATTTGTCCGTTAGATGAGGCACTAGTAGAAGCATTACAGAACGAAGAAAAAAGAGGGCATTTTTACGATGTTTTACAAAAATCAAATTTATACGTTGTTGCTTCTGTAGAAGGGGATACAAATACAGATGAAGACGGCAATTTGATTTCTACAGACAATACACAATTACAAATTCATTATTTTGAAATGGAAGAAGGACTCATGTTACCGCTTTATTCAGATTTAAAGCATTTAGAAACGGTGATTCCAGAAGAATGTCCGTATGTTTGTATGAATGCTGTTGAATTATTCCAGATAGTAGATTTAGAGGCGAATGTGATTTTAAATCTAGGGACACCATTTCAAAAAATGTTTGTAAAAGAAGAAATCGAAGCTATTTGTGATGGTAGTATCTTTGATATTTTTTCTAAAGAAGTATAA